A window of Mytilus edulis chromosome 10, xbMytEdul2.2, whole genome shotgun sequence contains these coding sequences:
- the LOC139492881 gene encoding nanos homolog 3-like — protein sequence MAVQIYNNDQNQLCRSDSLSSVETASSGENSFSDDGYSSNYILSAFLRQLNGSSDNMLQAPLQYQIMPAKHASEEKYCILCKQNGETREYYTTHVLKDNRGKVICPVLRKYVCPKCKATGDNAHTLRHCPLSDAQGSSTTETCYTLRSSCGRRRKKIV from the coding sequence ATGGCTGtacaaatatataacaatgatCAGAACCAGTTATGTCGGTCGGACTCTCTCTCATCCGTAGAGACCGCATCTTCCGGAGAAAACAGTTTTTCAGATGACGGATATTCCAGTAATTACATTTTATCAGCTTTTCTAAGACAATTGAACGGTAGCTCTGATAATATGCTACAAGCTCCGCTACAATACCAGATAATGCCAGCTAAACACGCTTCTGAAGAGAAATACTGCATTCTTTGTAAACAGAACGGTGAAACCAGAGAATACTACACCACGCACGTGTTGAAAGACAATAGGGGGAAAGTAATATGCCCAGTACTCCGTAAGTACGTTTGCCCGAAGTGTAAAGCCACAGGGGATAACGCCCATACACTCCGCCATTGTCCGTTATCTGATGCCCAGGGGTCGTCCACTACAGAGACCTGTTACACCCTAAGAAGTAGCTGTGGAAGACGAAGAAAGAAGATCGTCTAA